A genomic segment from Geitlerinema sp. PCC 7407 encodes:
- a CDS encoding ATP-binding protein has product MIDDQPIIGEAVRRLIEEESDISFHFCSDPTQAIQIALEVKPTVILQDLVMPDIDGLMLLRWFRSHPETRDVPVVVLSAKEEPEFKAEAFAQGANDYLIKLPDPIELIARIRYHSRAYSNLRALVEATTAAQVQTQKLEKALQDLQQTQAQLIQTEKLSSLGQMLAGIAHEINNPVNFLHGNLKHVDEYVHDLLDMLGAYQAAFPEPPELVQQKMDAIDLEFVASDLPKTVASMKIGTDRIREIVLSLRNFSRLDGSECKAVNIHEGLDSTLLILNHRTKAGISITKEYGDLPLVECFPSQLNQVFMNILNNAMDALLEQEDAERSKTILIRTMVLEGDRVRISIKDNGPGIPEEIRAKVFAPFFTTKPINQGTGLGLAISQQIIEKHQGQIQIWSEPNQGTEFWIDLQTHPAQVSAAA; this is encoded by the coding sequence TTGATTGATGATCAGCCAATTATTGGAGAGGCGGTTCGTCGACTGATTGAAGAAGAATCAGATATCTCCTTCCACTTCTGTAGCGATCCAACCCAGGCAATCCAAATTGCCCTAGAGGTGAAGCCAACCGTCATCTTGCAAGATCTGGTCATGCCTGACATTGACGGCCTGATGCTGCTGCGGTGGTTTCGGTCCCACCCGGAAACGCGCGACGTGCCGGTGGTGGTGCTGTCGGCCAAAGAGGAGCCGGAGTTCAAGGCAGAGGCGTTTGCCCAGGGCGCGAATGACTACCTCATCAAGTTGCCGGATCCCATTGAGCTGATTGCGCGGATTCGCTACCATTCGCGGGCCTACAGCAACTTGCGGGCGCTGGTAGAGGCGACGACGGCGGCTCAGGTCCAAACCCAGAAGCTGGAGAAGGCGCTTCAGGATCTGCAGCAGACCCAGGCTCAGCTGATCCAGACAGAAAAGCTCTCGAGTCTGGGACAGATGCTGGCGGGCATCGCCCACGAGATCAACAATCCCGTGAACTTTTTGCACGGCAATCTCAAGCACGTGGACGAATATGTCCACGATCTGCTGGATATGCTGGGTGCTTACCAGGCTGCCTTCCCGGAGCCGCCTGAGTTGGTGCAGCAGAAAATGGATGCGATTGATCTGGAGTTTGTGGCGTCGGATTTGCCCAAGACGGTGGCGTCAATGAAGATTGGGACCGATCGCATTCGCGAGATTGTGCTCTCTTTGCGAAATTTCTCGCGACTGGACGGGTCGGAGTGCAAGGCGGTGAATATCCACGAGGGACTCGACAGCACGCTGCTGATTCTCAATCATCGGACCAAGGCGGGTATCTCCATCACGAAGGAGTATGGCGATCTGCCGCTGGTGGAGTGCTTCCCGTCGCAGCTCAATCAGGTCTTTATGAATATCCTGAACAACGCGATGGATGCGCTGCTGGAGCAGGAAGATGCGGAGCGATCGAAGACTATCTTGATCCGCACGATGGTGCTGGAGGGCGATCGCGTTCGGATCTCGATCAAGGACAATGGTCCTGGCATTCCAGAAGAGATCCGCGCTAAAGTCTTTGCGCCTTTCTTCACAACGAAGCCGATTAACCAAGGAACGGGTCTGGGTCTAGCAATCAGCCAGCAGATCATCGAGAAGCACCAAGGACAAATCCAGATCTGGTCGGAGCCCAATCAGGGAACGGAGTTCTGGATCGATCTCCAAACCCACCCAGCCCAGGTTTCTGCGGCGGCCTAG
- a CDS encoding ADP-ribosylglycohydrolase family protein, giving the protein MQQPNSISQALDAAYDSLIGLSVGDAFGEQFFRLLAYYKSPAEQRIVPPAPWRWTDDTNMALSVYAVLQRDRYINPDRLAQDFLDRYDSGRDYGPALNRLLRETRSGLELVQSAKNQFGGQGSYGNGAAMRIAPLGAFFAANLSTVVEQSRASALTTHTHEEAVAGAIAVAIAAAIATRLRGSPPPPPWDFLRRVLPFIPASEVAAKVARACEFETEASVYRVAAKLGSGSRISAQDTVPYTLWCASQQLGNYEEALWLTAKGLGDIDTTCAIVGGIVACYTGRAGVPVVWRDACEPLPSWITKSG; this is encoded by the coding sequence ATGCAACAACCCAATTCTATTTCTCAAGCACTTGATGCAGCTTATGACTCGCTGATCGGCTTGTCAGTTGGTGATGCCTTTGGCGAGCAGTTTTTTCGGCTTCTGGCTTACTACAAATCACCAGCTGAACAACGTATTGTCCCCCCCGCGCCTTGGCGCTGGACAGACGACACCAATATGGCTCTCTCAGTGTATGCCGTACTACAACGAGATAGATATATTAATCCCGATCGTTTAGCGCAGGATTTCCTTGACCGTTATGATTCCGGTCGTGATTATGGACCAGCACTGAATCGCCTATTGCGTGAAACGCGTAGTGGTTTAGAGTTAGTGCAATCAGCGAAGAATCAATTTGGTGGACAAGGTTCCTATGGTAATGGTGCTGCCATGCGAATTGCTCCACTTGGTGCTTTTTTCGCTGCTAATCTGTCGACCGTTGTAGAGCAGTCCCGCGCCTCTGCACTCACGACCCACACTCACGAAGAAGCTGTGGCAGGCGCAATTGCTGTTGCCATAGCAGCAGCAATTGCAACCCGGTTACGTGGAAGCCCTCCTCCTCCGCCATGGGATTTTCTTAGACGGGTGTTGCCCTTTATTCCAGCAAGTGAGGTAGCCGCAAAAGTTGCTCGAGCCTGTGAGTTTGAAACAGAGGCATCGGTCTATCGGGTTGCAGCCAAGCTGGGGAGTGGCTCCAGAATTTCAGCGCAGGACACCGTTCCGTATACCCTATGGTGTGCAAGCCAACAGTTGGGCAACTACGAGGAAGCCCTATGGTTAACGGCAAAGGGATTAGGTGATATAGATACGACCTGCGCGATTGTTGGAGGTATTGTGGCTTGTTATACAGGACGGGCTGGAGTTCCTGTAGTTTGGAGAGACGCCTGTGAACCTTTGCCTTCGTGGATTACAAAATCTGGATAA
- a CDS encoding hybrid sensor histidine kinase/response regulator: MSDRDLSRLSMLELFCMEVRAQVAMLNEGLLTLESQPAAPEVLASVMRAAHSIKGAARMVHVQAAVAIAHGMEDCLVAARSGAIALTSAHIDGLLQGADLLQAIAERSLADPTYGIAPEDPEVQGVVAMLSALIQPDRPQSSEAEPLPEALPEALPDSGLFPATERRIEPPRTDERGPRAEAPAPLAALPVEVLSPAAPVSLGGPPRETGAERTPLTPEVLSRSSGDASGAIANRVVRVSAENLNRLMGLAGESLVEANWLEPFADSLLKLKASQQELYSHLEQLQDMLRSRQSDPRLEEQCSLTLQKANDCRQLLSDRQSELDLFARRSSSLADRLYREVISTHMRPFGDSGQGFPRLVRDLAKRLGKRVRLEMIGKSVLVDRDILEKLEVPLTHLLQNAIDHGVEPPEVRLAHGKPAEGTVRIEAVHRAGMLSITISDDGGGIDLERLRAQVIARNLTAPEMADRLSETELMEFLFLPGFSTVQAVTDVSGRGVGLDVVQSVVQEVGGTLRATSQFGQGMSFHLQLPLTLSVIRTLLVEISGEPYAFPLTRIDRVLMLSRSEISLSENHPFFVLNRQSVGLVPAYQVLQLPPPSAETEVLTTVVISDRLSRCGLIVDRLLGEHSLVVRPIDPRLGKVANISAAALLEDGSPVLIVDVEDLVRSIDNLLVSGKLGQINPMTHPAIAKTHKRVLVVDDSITVREMERKLLENKGYQVEVAVNGMDGWNAVRSGHYDLVVTDIDMPRMNGIELVNQIKSHANLKQTPVIIVSYKDRDEDKVLGLDAGADYYLTKSSFHDDTLLRAVIDLIGEA; this comes from the coding sequence ATGAGCGATCGCGATCTGAGTCGTCTTTCAATGCTCGAACTTTTCTGTATGGAGGTTCGGGCTCAAGTGGCCATGCTCAATGAGGGGCTGCTCACCCTGGAGAGTCAGCCGGCTGCTCCGGAGGTGCTGGCGTCGGTGATGCGAGCGGCCCACTCGATCAAGGGGGCGGCTCGCATGGTCCATGTCCAGGCGGCGGTGGCGATCGCCCACGGGATGGAGGACTGCCTGGTGGCGGCCCGCTCCGGCGCGATCGCCCTCACCTCGGCCCACATCGACGGCCTGCTCCAGGGAGCCGATCTGCTCCAGGCGATCGCTGAGCGCAGCCTCGCAGACCCAACCTATGGGATTGCTCCTGAAGATCCCGAGGTCCAGGGGGTGGTGGCGATGCTGAGCGCTTTGATACAGCCCGATCGGCCCCAATCTTCTGAGGCAGAGCCTCTCCCAGAGGCTTTGCCAGAGGCTCTGCCGGATTCTGGCTTATTTCCTGCGACAGAGCGACGGATAGAGCCGCCTCGGACCGACGAACGGGGGCCGAGGGCCGAGGCTCCGGCGCCCCTGGCGGCCTTGCCAGTAGAAGTGCTGTCTCCCGCCGCCCCCGTCTCGCTTGGGGGGCCGCCGAGGGAGACGGGGGCTGAGCGGACGCCCCTGACGCCTGAGGTTCTCTCGCGCAGCAGCGGCGATGCCAGCGGCGCGATCGCCAATCGCGTGGTGCGCGTCAGCGCCGAAAATCTCAACCGCCTGATGGGCCTGGCCGGAGAATCCCTGGTCGAGGCCAACTGGCTGGAGCCCTTCGCCGATTCTCTGCTCAAGCTCAAAGCTTCTCAGCAAGAGCTCTACAGCCATCTTGAGCAGCTCCAAGACATGCTGCGATCGCGCCAGAGCGATCCGCGCCTCGAGGAGCAGTGCAGCCTCACCCTCCAAAAAGCCAACGACTGCCGCCAGCTCCTGAGCGATCGCCAGAGTGAGCTGGATCTCTTTGCCCGCCGCTCCTCAAGCCTGGCCGATCGCCTCTACCGCGAAGTGATCTCGACCCACATGCGCCCCTTTGGCGACAGCGGCCAGGGGTTTCCGCGACTGGTGCGGGACCTGGCCAAGCGCCTCGGCAAACGCGTGCGCCTGGAGATGATCGGCAAGTCGGTCCTGGTCGATCGCGACATCCTGGAAAAACTCGAAGTCCCCCTGACCCACCTGCTCCAAAACGCCATCGACCACGGCGTCGAGCCCCCCGAGGTGCGCCTTGCCCACGGCAAGCCCGCCGAAGGCACCGTCCGCATCGAAGCGGTCCACCGGGCGGGAATGCTGTCGATCACCATCAGCGATGACGGCGGCGGGATCGATCTCGAGCGGCTCCGCGCCCAGGTGATCGCCCGAAACCTGACCGCCCCCGAGATGGCGGACCGGCTGAGCGAAACGGAACTCATGGAGTTTCTCTTTTTGCCGGGATTTTCGACGGTGCAGGCGGTCACCGATGTGTCGGGGCGGGGCGTGGGCCTGGACGTGGTGCAGAGCGTGGTGCAGGAGGTGGGCGGAACTCTGCGGGCCACCTCCCAGTTTGGTCAGGGGATGAGCTTTCATCTCCAGCTGCCCCTGACGCTGTCGGTGATTCGGACGCTGCTGGTCGAAATTTCGGGAGAACCCTACGCCTTCCCGCTCACCCGGATCGATCGCGTGCTGATGCTGTCGCGATCGGAGATTTCCCTCTCAGAAAATCACCCGTTTTTTGTGCTCAATCGCCAGTCCGTGGGCCTGGTGCCAGCCTACCAGGTGCTCCAGCTGCCGCCGCCCAGCGCAGAGACCGAGGTGCTGACGACGGTGGTGATCAGCGATCGCCTCAGCCGCTGCGGCCTAATCGTCGATCGCCTGCTGGGCGAGCACAGCCTGGTGGTGCGGCCCATCGACCCCCGCCTCGGCAAGGTCGCCAACATCAGCGCCGCCGCCCTCCTAGAAGACGGGTCGCCGGTCCTGATCGTCGATGTCGAGGACCTGGTGCGCTCCATCGACAATCTGCTGGTCAGCGGTAAGCTGGGCCAGATCAACCCCATGACCCACCCGGCGATCGCCAAAACCCACAAGCGCGTCCTGGTGGTGGATGACTCGATCACGGTGCGAGAAATGGAGCGCAAGCTGCTCGAGAACAAAGGCTACCAGGTCGAAGTGGCCGTCAACGGCATGGATGGCTGGAACGCCGTCCGGAGTGGCCATTATGATTTAGTGGTGACCGACATCGACATGCCGCGCATGAACGGCATCGAGCTGGTTAACCAAATCAAATCCCACGCCAACTTGAAGCAAACGCCTGTGATCATCGTTTCCTACAAAGACCGCGACGAAGACAAAGTCCTGGGCCTCGACGCGGGCGCTGACTACTACCTCACCAAAAGCAGCTTCCACGACGATACGCTGCTGCGCGCTGTGATTGATTTGATTGGAGAGGCGTAG
- a CDS encoding nuclear transport factor 2 family protein: MNSEIEAQIRECEARLYAAMSASEVSELDALIADDLLFAGPTGELATKAMDLDLHRTGGTQFHEFVPKELEIQVWSENFVLASARIFLSGIYLGNAFAGDYRYMRVWRKGKSGWQIAGGSVTAIV; the protein is encoded by the coding sequence ATGAATTCAGAGATTGAAGCTCAAATTCGCGAGTGTGAGGCGCGGCTTTATGCCGCCATGTCAGCATCCGAGGTTTCTGAACTAGATGCGCTCATTGCCGATGATCTTCTTTTTGCTGGGCCAACGGGTGAGCTGGCAACTAAAGCGATGGACTTAGACCTGCACCGTACGGGTGGCACTCAGTTTCATGAGTTTGTGCCCAAGGAGCTAGAAATACAAGTTTGGAGCGAGAATTTTGTTCTCGCATCGGCCCGAATTTTTTTAAGCGGTATCTACTTGGGAAATGCCTTCGCAGGTGATTACCGTTATATGAGAGTTTGGCGCAAAGGCAAAAGCGGTTGGCAAATTGCTGGAGGTAGCGTTACCGCGATAGTTTGA
- a CDS encoding chemotaxis protein CheW, which produces MAILDAFDQDKPVSLEDHCWNRIGVLGDRTCPELIQVTHCRNCLVYRLAGRNLLDREAPRGYRHEWTERLSGDRRLDEAGEQPHALSPQALVSVVIFRLRQEWFALVAPLFREVASPSVIRTLPHRSNQVLLGLVNIRGEIQLCVSLADLLGLEGSEGPSRAISPVVYSRFVVVEFEGSPWVFAVDELYGVHRLDVNTLQDTPIHVTQARSNFTRGLFTWKNHSVSYLDEELLFHTLNRRVL; this is translated from the coding sequence ATGGCGATTCTGGATGCTTTTGATCAAGATAAGCCGGTGTCCCTGGAGGATCACTGCTGGAATCGGATCGGGGTGCTGGGCGATCGCACGTGCCCGGAGCTGATCCAGGTGACCCACTGCCGCAACTGTCTGGTTTACCGGCTGGCGGGCCGCAACCTGCTCGATCGCGAAGCGCCCCGGGGCTACCGCCATGAGTGGACTGAGCGGCTCTCGGGCGATCGCCGCTTGGATGAGGCGGGCGAGCAGCCCCACGCCCTCAGCCCCCAGGCGCTGGTGTCAGTGGTGATTTTTCGGCTGCGCCAAGAGTGGTTTGCTTTGGTAGCGCCGCTGTTTCGGGAGGTGGCGTCCCCGAGCGTGATTCGGACGCTCCCCCACCGCAGCAATCAGGTGCTTCTGGGCCTAGTGAATATTCGCGGCGAAATCCAGCTCTGCGTTTCCTTGGCGGATCTGCTGGGGCTCGAAGGCAGTGAGGGGCCGTCTCGGGCGATTAGTCCGGTGGTCTATAGCCGCTTTGTGGTAGTGGAGTTTGAGGGGAGTCCGTGGGTGTTTGCGGTGGATGAGCTGTACGGCGTCCATCGCCTGGATGTGAACACGTTGCAGGACACCCCCATCCACGTCACCCAGGCGCGCAGCAATTTCACGCGGGGACTGTTTACCTGGAAAAATCACAGCGTGAGCTATTTAGACGAGGAGCTGCTGTTTCACACCCTAAATCGGAGGGTGCTCTAG
- a CDS encoding MFS transporter: protein MKNPFLSTQAQQPPNLQTKLGYGVGEMSSEVPGSVLTFFLLFFLTNVAGLNPTLAGATLLVGKVWDALNDPLVGWLSDRTRSPLGRRYPWILWGAVPMGLVFALQWWVPPTSSQTGLFIYYSAIAFLFYAASTMVIVPYSTLAAELTRHYDERTSLVSYKAAFSIGSSIVGLVLAQLIFAAISDPRGKYLTTGAICGGIATIAAFLCVWGTYQRFREIETERSQIERPTMPPFWKQIRLAFGNRPFLYVIGIYMCSWVGLQVTAAMLPYFVVNWMGLPEQHFTQMALAVQGTALVTMPLWGWLGRKLGKRTTYCLGIPLTLIAQAGLFLLQPGQVALMYAVGVLAGAGLATAYLVPWSMLPDVVDLDELQTGHRREGIFYGFVVQLKKIGAAIALFLVSTLLAWSGLVTGGADQPVTQPESALQMIRWLVAPIPSVVLIGGLVLAYLYPITRDRHQQILMQLHEKRSVE, encoded by the coding sequence ATGAAGAACCCGTTCCTCTCGACCCAAGCGCAGCAGCCCCCCAATCTACAGACCAAATTGGGATATGGCGTGGGGGAAATGTCCAGCGAAGTTCCGGGCAGCGTTCTGACCTTTTTCTTGCTGTTCTTTTTAACCAATGTTGCGGGGCTCAATCCAACCCTGGCGGGGGCTACGCTGCTGGTGGGTAAGGTGTGGGATGCGCTCAACGACCCGCTGGTCGGCTGGCTGAGCGATCGCACGCGATCGCCCCTGGGGCGGCGCTATCCGTGGATACTGTGGGGCGCGGTGCCGATGGGGCTGGTGTTTGCTTTGCAGTGGTGGGTGCCGCCAACTTCGAGCCAAACGGGACTTTTTATCTACTACAGCGCGATCGCCTTTCTGTTTTATGCGGCGTCTACCATGGTGATTGTGCCCTACTCCACCTTGGCCGCAGAGCTCACCCGCCACTATGACGAGCGCACCAGTTTGGTGAGCTATAAGGCCGCTTTCAGCATCGGCAGCAGTATTGTCGGCTTGGTGCTGGCGCAGCTGATCTTTGCGGCTATCTCTGACCCGCGCGGAAAATATCTCACAACGGGTGCTATCTGCGGGGGTATCGCGACGATCGCGGCCTTTCTCTGCGTCTGGGGAACCTATCAGCGATTTCGAGAAATTGAGACCGAGCGATCGCAGATAGAGAGGCCCACCATGCCGCCTTTTTGGAAGCAAATTCGCCTTGCTTTTGGCAACCGTCCGTTTCTCTATGTGATTGGCATTTATATGTGCTCTTGGGTAGGGCTCCAGGTCACGGCGGCCATGCTTCCCTATTTCGTGGTCAACTGGATGGGTTTACCCGAGCAGCACTTCACTCAAATGGCGCTGGCGGTGCAGGGAACGGCTCTCGTCACCATGCCTCTGTGGGGATGGCTCGGACGAAAGCTGGGCAAGCGCACCACTTACTGTTTGGGGATTCCCCTGACGCTGATCGCCCAGGCTGGGCTGTTTCTGTTGCAACCCGGTCAGGTGGCGCTGATGTACGCGGTGGGAGTGCTGGCGGGTGCAGGGTTGGCGACGGCTTATCTGGTGCCGTGGTCGATGTTGCCGGATGTGGTGGACCTCGACGAGCTCCAGACCGGGCACCGCCGGGAAGGTATTTTCTACGGGTTCGTGGTGCAGCTCAAAAAAATCGGGGCGGCGATCGCGCTCTTTCTGGTCAGCACTCTATTGGCTTGGTCAGGCTTGGTAACCGGCGGAGCCGATCAGCCTGTCACTCAGCCAGAGTCAGCCCTTCAAATGATCCGCTGGCTCGTGGCACCGATTCCCAGCGTGGTGCTGATCGGAGGATTAGTCCTGGCCTATCTCTACCCCATCACCCGCGATCGCCATCAGCAGATCTTGATGCAGCTTCATGAGAAGCGATCGGTTGAATAG
- a CDS encoding chemotaxis response regulator protein-glutamate methylesterase, with product MLKIAIVNDSPMALEVLRRLVSQTPHYQVSWTAQDGAEAVARCAADLPDLILMDVVMPIMDGVEATRRIMASTPCAILMVTASVNRYAAEVFTAMGYGALDAINTPAIGLQFASEGGKGLLKKISAIATLIGKAPRRSLLRDTPRPALVSRRSRSPLIAIGSSTGGPQALAKILSALPATLDASIVVVQHVDEQFAPGLAHWLNDQTPLTVDIAQEGQAPSPGHVSIAGTNDHLCLSPSGKFTYCAEPQTTYRPSVDALFASLAQHWPQPDIAVILTGMGQDGAQGLKLLRDAGWRTIAQDRKTSVVYGMPRAAFELGAVESVLPLEAIAPACLDHLSKIPY from the coding sequence TTGCTAAAAATTGCGATCGTTAATGACTCACCCATGGCTCTAGAAGTCTTGCGGCGCTTGGTGTCGCAAACGCCTCACTACCAAGTGAGTTGGACGGCCCAGGACGGTGCCGAAGCCGTGGCTCGCTGCGCCGCCGACCTGCCCGACTTGATCTTGATGGATGTTGTGATGCCCATCATGGACGGAGTGGAGGCAACCCGCCGCATCATGGCCTCGACGCCTTGTGCGATTTTGATGGTGACCGCCAGCGTCAATCGCTACGCCGCCGAGGTGTTCACGGCCATGGGCTACGGCGCGCTGGATGCCATCAATACGCCAGCCATCGGTCTCCAGTTCGCCTCCGAGGGCGGCAAAGGCCTGCTCAAGAAGATCAGCGCGATCGCCACGCTGATCGGCAAAGCACCCCGCCGCTCCCTGCTGCGCGATACGCCGCGTCCGGCCCTGGTTTCCCGGCGATCGCGATCGCCCCTGATCGCCATCGGCTCCTCCACCGGCGGTCCCCAGGCCCTCGCCAAAATTTTGTCCGCTCTCCCGGCCACCCTCGACGCCAGCATCGTTGTGGTTCAGCACGTCGATGAGCAGTTTGCCCCGGGGCTAGCCCACTGGCTCAACGATCAAACCCCCCTAACCGTCGACATTGCCCAGGAAGGACAGGCCCCGTCTCCCGGCCATGTATCGATCGCTGGCACCAACGACCACCTCTGTCTCTCTCCCAGCGGTAAGTTCACCTACTGCGCTGAGCCCCAGACCACCTACCGGCCATCCGTGGACGCTCTGTTTGCCAGCCTTGCCCAGCACTGGCCCCAGCCTGACATCGCCGTCATCCTCACCGGCATGGGCCAAGACGGCGCCCAGGGCCTCAAGCTCCTGCGGGACGCTGGCTGGCGCACGATCGCTCAGGACCGCAAAACCTCGGTAGTCTACGGAATGCCTCGGGCTGCCTTCGAGCTGGGGGCCGTAGAGTCCGTCTTGCCCCTAGAGGCGATCGCCCCTGCCTGTCTAGACCACCTCAGTAAAATCCCTTACTAA
- a CDS encoding transglutaminase family protein, which produces MEEYLRASDVIDWQHPEIIELANQIASGHGTSTAIAKACFEWVRDEICHSFDYRMNPVTWRASDVLRYKTGYCYAKSHLLAALLRANKIPAGFCYQRLSIDDQGAPYSLHGFNAIHLPEIGWYRVDARGNKEGVDARFSPPQEQLAFKIQFLEEADFHAILSEPLQIVVEALQAQTTWDDMLRNLPDITLESAKNYGLVADIEHVPTK; this is translated from the coding sequence GTGGAAGAATACTTAAGAGCTAGTGACGTTATTGATTGGCAACATCCCGAAATCATCGAGCTTGCCAATCAAATTGCATCAGGTCATGGAACATCAACGGCGATCGCAAAAGCGTGCTTCGAGTGGGTACGAGATGAAATTTGTCATAGCTTTGATTACCGGATGAACCCCGTGACTTGGCGCGCTTCTGATGTTCTTAGATACAAAACGGGTTATTGTTATGCCAAGAGCCATTTGCTGGCAGCATTACTCCGGGCAAACAAAATTCCTGCGGGATTTTGTTATCAGCGATTAAGTATTGATGATCAAGGCGCGCCGTACAGCCTACACGGTTTCAATGCCATTCATTTACCAGAAATTGGTTGGTATCGTGTTGACGCAAGAGGCAACAAAGAGGGAGTTGACGCTCGATTTTCTCCTCCCCAAGAGCAGTTAGCGTTCAAGATTCAGTTTCTTGAGGAAGCAGATTTTCATGCAATTCTTTCTGAGCCACTGCAAATTGTTGTAGAAGCTTTACAGGCACAGACTACATGGGATGATATGCTTCGTAACCTTCCAGATATCACGCTAGAGTCTGCAAAGAATTACGGTCTTGTGGCAGATATCGAGCATGTGCCAACCAAGTAG
- a CDS encoding Ltp family lipoprotein yields the protein MRFLKSAIIAALIVVLFVSTPAWAANLTGPQENAVRSAKQYLNFQGFSRSGLIRQLSSTYGDGYDVADATVAVDSLNIDWNQQAARSAQQYLSFQGFSCTGLINQLSSSAGDGYTESEAYYGAQQTNTCQ from the coding sequence ATGAGGTTTTTGAAATCAGCAATAATTGCTGCTTTAATTGTTGTTTTATTTGTTTCAACACCTGCATGGGCAGCAAATTTAACTGGGCCTCAGGAAAATGCCGTTAGATCTGCAAAGCAGTATCTTAATTTCCAGGGATTCTCGCGAAGTGGGCTTATTCGGCAACTCTCATCAACTTATGGAGATGGTTATGACGTTGCCGATGCCACTGTAGCAGTGGATAGCTTGAACATTGATTGGAACCAGCAAGCGGCAAGATCTGCACAGCAGTACCTCAGTTTTCAGGGTTTCTCGTGCACAGGTCTCATTAATCAACTTTCATCGAGTGCTGGAGACGGATACACCGAGAGCGAAGCGTATTACGGGGCACAGCAAACAAATACTTGCCAATAG
- a CDS encoding dihydrofolate reductase family protein codes for MQKLTYYIACSVDGFIAHLDGSHDGFSQDSEYFSDLFSSFPETVPSHLRDAMGINAENQWFDTVLMGRKTYEIGLKDGVTSPYSHMKQYVFSRSMQESPDEHVELISENAVDLVRYLKSEKGKGIWLCGGADLASTLFAHNLIDQLILKINPFLMGSGIPLFSRTIQQTALELTSSKIYGNGVSRLHYQVR; via the coding sequence ATGCAAAAACTAACTTATTATATAGCTTGTAGCGTTGATGGATTTATCGCTCATCTCGATGGCTCCCATGATGGGTTTTCCCAAGATAGCGAATACTTTTCAGACCTGTTTTCCTCTTTCCCTGAAACTGTTCCATCTCATTTACGTGATGCCATGGGCATTAATGCTGAGAATCAGTGGTTTGATACAGTTCTCATGGGACGGAAGACCTACGAGATAGGCTTAAAGGATGGTGTGACTAGTCCTTACTCACACATGAAGCAGTATGTCTTTTCTCGCAGTATGCAAGAGAGCCCCGATGAACATGTCGAACTTATTTCGGAAAATGCTGTTGATTTAGTTAGGTATTTGAAGAGTGAAAAAGGCAAAGGAATTTGGCTATGTGGTGGTGCTGATTTAGCTTCAACGCTTTTTGCTCATAACTTAATTGACCAGCTAATTCTCAAGATCAACCCTTTTTTAATGGGGTCTGGCATTCCACTTTTTTCTAGAACAATTCAGCAAACTGCTTTAGAGCTTACCAGCAGCAAGATTTACGGAAATGGAGTTTCGCGACTGCACTACCAAGTGAGATAG
- a CDS encoding DUF6953 family protein, whose product MNSSENDGFNFKDVNLEFLEELSNQFFMESELSDIEIIKLLKEANQPSPNILFDDEDARKILENISSSDSEFNFGLSEIDLSELIQNNEENDNEPELISEIDSSITTKDVAAWMLNQVNSKKKLYQSDAVWNIKKYFGDRFIYLNENHNSAISREVLKEFLSISLKTVVWNKRERYWRPRQPSDHVSHRTVDD is encoded by the coding sequence ATGAATTCAAGCGAGAATGATGGATTCAATTTTAAAGATGTAAACCTCGAGTTTCTAGAAGAGTTAAGCAATCAATTTTTCATGGAATCAGAGCTTTCTGATATTGAAATAATTAAATTACTGAAAGAAGCCAACCAGCCTTCTCCAAATATATTGTTTGATGATGAAGACGCAAGAAAAATACTCGAAAATATATCATCTTCGGATTCAGAGTTTAATTTTGGCTTGTCGGAAATTGATTTATCTGAATTGATTCAGAATAATGAGGAGAATGATAATGAGCCAGAATTAATATCTGAAATAGACTCGAGTATAACAACTAAAGATGTTGCTGCTTGGATGTTAAATCAAGTCAACTCAAAGAAGAAGCTTTATCAAAGTGATGCTGTTTGGAACATCAAAAAATATTTTGGTGACCGTTTTATTTATTTAAATGAGAATCATAATTCTGCAATCTCGCGGGAGGTTTTAAAGGAGTTTCTAAGTATTTCGCTAAAAACAGTTGTATGGAATAAGCGAGAGCGCTATTGGAGACCTCGACAGCCGAGTGATCATGTAAGCCACAGAACGGTAGATGATTAA